A single region of the Chryseobacterium sp. 6424 genome encodes:
- a CDS encoding glucose 1-dehydrogenase, translating into MQKEGKEKIRPAQAQPKPGLEEKMKPTPESKPKLPGPKLEGKVAIITGGDSGIGKATALLFASHGADVAIAYLNETEDAKETQKEVEKLGQKCLLIKGDLAKEINCRKVIQKTVDAFGKINILVNNAGIHWEQQELTDISTEQLMNTFNANFFSVLWLTKYAMEYLKKGSSIINTTSVTAYRGSDHLMDYAATKGAILSFTRSLSANLAEKGIRVNAVAPGPIWTPLIASTLSPEDVAKFGSDTPMKRAGEPNEVATCFLFLASDDASYLTGQVLHPNGGEIIGG; encoded by the coding sequence ATGCAAAAGGAAGGTAAAGAAAAAATAAGGCCGGCTCAGGCACAGCCCAAGCCAGGTCTTGAAGAAAAAATGAAGCCAACTCCCGAAAGCAAACCAAAGCTTCCCGGTCCAAAACTTGAAGGCAAAGTCGCCATCATCACTGGTGGCGACAGTGGTATCGGTAAAGCCACGGCGTTGCTTTTCGCGTCTCATGGCGCCGATGTTGCTATCGCTTATCTAAATGAAACCGAAGATGCCAAGGAAACGCAGAAAGAAGTTGAGAAACTTGGCCAAAAATGCCTGCTGATAAAAGGAGATCTCGCAAAAGAAATTAACTGCCGGAAGGTTATCCAAAAAACAGTGGATGCGTTCGGTAAGATTAATATTTTAGTGAATAATGCAGGTATTCATTGGGAACAGCAGGAACTCACTGATATTTCTACCGAGCAGTTGATGAACACATTCAATGCTAATTTCTTTTCCGTATTGTGGCTGACAAAATACGCCATGGAATATCTGAAGAAAGGCAGTTCAATCATCAATACCACCTCCGTAACCGCGTATCGTGGCAGCGACCATCTGATGGATTACGCCGCTACCAAGGGTGCCATACTTTCATTCACCCGCAGCCTCTCCGCCAATCTTGCTGAAAAAGGAATCCGTGTGAATGCCGTAGCGCCGGGGCCTATCTGGACACCGCTTATCGCGTCCACGCTTTCCCCCGAAGATGTAGCGAAATTTGGCAGCGATACGCCTATGAAGCGCGCAGGTGAACCCAATGAAGTGGCTACATGCTTCCTGTTTTTAGCCAGCGATGATGCATCTTATCTTACCGGTCAGGTACTGCATCCGAACGGTGGCGAGATTATCGGTGGATAA
- a CDS encoding DNA topoisomerase IB produces the protein MTTTEKDPVTALSPAKIVKIMKDPVKSARAVSLVYTTDRDMAGIIRRKSGKKFIYFDGDERIKDPEEIARINKLAIPPAWENVWICSLQNGHLQATGTDAKNRKQYRYHPVWNALRNHTKFYRMLQFGYALPKMRLQLEKDLSLKTLEKRKVLAVVVSLMERTNIRIGNSVYEKLYGSFGLTTLKDKHVAVTGQKINFSFKGKKGVYHDIDLKNRKLAKAVQNCKDIPGKELFQYYDADGKRHTIDSGMVNDYIKEISGEDFTAKDFRTWSGTVNALIAFKEIGAAEEDSKYKSKVKEALEIVAANLGNTPTVCRKYYVHPLVINLYENNSIRKYLDELDEIEVDDGKSGLTKEEKIVMKILENEKLTK, from the coding sequence ATGACGACCACAGAAAAAGATCCCGTAACCGCGCTTTCACCTGCCAAGATCGTGAAAATCATGAAAGACCCGGTGAAATCCGCACGGGCCGTAAGTCTGGTATATACGACTGACCGCGATATGGCGGGTATCATCCGCAGGAAAAGTGGGAAGAAATTCATTTATTTTGATGGAGATGAAAGAATAAAGGATCCTGAAGAAATCGCACGTATTAATAAACTCGCGATTCCACCCGCATGGGAGAATGTATGGATTTGCAGTCTGCAAAACGGGCATCTACAAGCCACCGGAACAGACGCGAAAAACAGAAAGCAATACCGCTATCACCCAGTCTGGAACGCGCTGCGCAACCACACCAAATTCTACCGGATGCTTCAGTTTGGCTATGCGTTACCAAAAATGCGCCTTCAGCTTGAAAAAGACCTCTCTCTAAAAACCCTAGAGAAACGCAAAGTCCTTGCAGTGGTCGTAAGCTTGATGGAGCGGACAAATATCCGTATAGGCAACAGTGTGTACGAAAAACTATATGGGTCATTCGGGCTTACCACGCTTAAAGACAAACATGTCGCGGTTACTGGCCAGAAAATCAATTTTTCATTTAAAGGAAAAAAAGGGGTGTATCACGATATCGACCTTAAAAACCGAAAACTTGCAAAAGCGGTACAAAACTGTAAAGACATCCCGGGGAAGGAACTCTTTCAATATTATGATGCTGATGGCAAGCGACACACCATTGATTCGGGTATGGTGAATGATTACATCAAAGAAATCAGTGGTGAAGACTTTACGGCAAAGGACTTCCGGACATGGTCTGGCACGGTAAACGCTTTAATTGCATTTAAAGAAATAGGTGCCGCGGAAGAGGATTCTAAATACAAATCGAAAGTCAAGGAAGCGCTAGAGATAGTGGCTGCAAATCTTGGCAACACCCCTACTGTTTGCCGCAAATATTATGTACACCCATTGGTGATCAACCTTTATGAAAACAATTCGATACGAAAATATCTAGATGAACTTGATGAAATTGAGGTGGATGACGGCAAATCCGGACTTACCAAAGAGGAAAAAATCGTAATGAAGATCCTCGAAAACGAAAAATTAACCAAATAA
- a CDS encoding DedA family protein: MEFIQTVLDFFLNLDKHLFTMIIDYGVWIYLILFLIIFVETGLVVMPFLPGDSLLFAAGTFCAGVIGALGETASLNLWLVLGLLTVAAILGDTLNYYLGKNVGLRILGWKMGEKQLVNPKYIAQTQAFYEKNGPKTIIIARFVPIVRTFAPFVAGIGSMNYATFIRYNVIGAFVWVFGLTLIGYFFGNLPIVQENFETVIFGIIGISLLPMVWEYINAKFLKKKK; this comes from the coding sequence ATGGAATTTATTCAAACCGTACTTGATTTCTTTTTAAATCTCGATAAGCATCTGTTCACCATGATCATCGATTATGGCGTATGGATTTACCTGATCCTGTTCCTCATCATTTTCGTGGAAACCGGTTTGGTAGTGATGCCGTTTCTACCGGGCGACTCCCTGCTCTTTGCCGCAGGCACCTTTTGCGCTGGCGTTATTGGCGCTTTAGGCGAAACCGCCAGCCTGAATCTTTGGCTCGTGCTGGGCCTATTAACGGTAGCGGCCATCCTGGGTGATACCCTTAATTATTACCTTGGCAAGAACGTCGGTTTACGCATACTCGGCTGGAAGATGGGGGAAAAACAACTTGTAAACCCAAAGTACATTGCCCAAACCCAAGCGTTCTATGAAAAGAATGGCCCTAAAACCATCATCATCGCCCGTTTTGTACCCATCGTACGTACGTTTGCACCGTTCGTGGCTGGTATTGGTTCGATGAATTATGCAACCTTCATCAGATATAATGTAATCGGGGCTTTCGTGTGGGTGTTCGGCCTTACACTTATCGGATATTTCTTTGGTAATCTGCCGATTGTACAAGAAAACTTTGAAACGGTGATTTTCGGTATCATTGGTATTTCATTGCTACCGATGGTGTGGGAATATATCAACGCGAAGTTCCTAAAGAAGAAAAAATAA